A window of the Corallococcus soli genome harbors these coding sequences:
- a CDS encoding CAP domain-containing protein — MNASPRSLCLTLLSAAALLGGCGGEQLPEPVGEGVVVPPVQSEVASEGVTASAAYCDDVTTWDPAWVALENEVLTLINQRRAAGATCGGVAKPAVAALTLDTKLRCASRKHSKDMGTNNFFSHTGTGGTTPWQRMASAGYTYRSAAENIAAGYGTAAAVVNGWMTSTGHCNNIMNGGLKQVGIGYFNGPSSTYRSYWTQDFGTP, encoded by the coding sequence ATGAACGCCTCCCCCCGTTCGCTGTGTCTGACGTTGTTGAGCGCGGCCGCCCTGCTGGGTGGCTGCGGTGGTGAGCAGCTCCCCGAGCCCGTCGGCGAGGGCGTCGTCGTGCCGCCCGTCCAGTCAGAGGTCGCCAGCGAAGGGGTGACCGCGAGCGCCGCGTACTGCGATGACGTGACGACGTGGGACCCGGCGTGGGTGGCGCTGGAGAACGAAGTGCTGACGCTCATCAACCAGCGCCGCGCGGCGGGGGCCACCTGTGGCGGCGTGGCGAAGCCGGCGGTGGCGGCGCTCACGCTCGACACGAAGCTGCGCTGTGCGTCGCGCAAGCACTCCAAGGACATGGGCACCAACAACTTCTTCAGCCACACGGGCACTGGCGGCACCACGCCGTGGCAGCGCATGGCCTCCGCCGGCTACACCTACCGCTCGGCCGCGGAGAACATCGCCGCGGGCTACGGCACCGCGGCGGCGGTGGTGAACGGCTGGATGACCAGCACGGGCCACTGCAACAACATCATGAATGGCGGGCTCAAGCAGGTGGGCATCGGCTACTTCAACGGGCCGTCCAGCACCTACCGCTCCTACTGGACGCAGGACTTCGGCACGCCGTAG
- a CDS encoding cysteine desulfurase-like protein encodes MNSPFASSFPALRSGFSYLDNAAGAQVPSHCIDAISQFLTTGSCNVGQPYAASKVATTLKARARAETAEFLHCQPEEVMLGPSATAFTFLVGRALSRLFKPGDEVVISELEHESNAAPWRALEAQGVKVKTWRARWPEGRLEASDLRALVTPRTRLVAVTAAANSVGATPDVAAAAEVAHGVGAWVFVDAVHSSPHHLPDVKAWGADFAVFSPYKVFGPHLGCLYVRRELLAGLPADKLWFIPDDSPQKFEPGTTNHEGWAGWLGSLRYLREELGGGQPGREGLVRAFQRIEGLERPLLETTLERLSRHSCVTLYGPKEPTGRVATFCFNVPGVSPRAVAEHLAAQDVGVAAGHYYATLAAEALGLMPDGAVRASLLHYNTQADVDRLLAGLDSLP; translated from the coding sequence ATGAACTCCCCGTTCGCATCCTCATTCCCCGCCCTGCGGTCCGGCTTCAGCTACCTGGACAACGCCGCCGGGGCGCAGGTGCCCTCGCACTGCATCGACGCCATCAGCCAGTTCCTCACCACGGGGAGCTGCAACGTGGGCCAGCCCTACGCCGCGTCGAAGGTGGCCACCACGCTCAAGGCCCGCGCGCGAGCGGAGACGGCGGAGTTCCTCCACTGTCAGCCCGAGGAGGTCATGCTCGGCCCCAGCGCCACCGCGTTCACCTTCCTGGTGGGCCGGGCCCTGTCGCGTCTCTTCAAGCCGGGGGACGAGGTCGTCATCTCCGAGCTGGAGCACGAATCCAACGCGGCCCCATGGCGGGCCCTGGAGGCACAGGGCGTGAAGGTGAAGACCTGGCGCGCGCGCTGGCCTGAAGGCCGGCTGGAGGCGTCGGACCTGCGGGCGCTCGTCACCCCTCGCACGCGGCTGGTCGCGGTGACAGCGGCCGCCAACTCCGTGGGGGCAACGCCGGACGTGGCCGCCGCGGCGGAGGTGGCGCACGGCGTGGGCGCGTGGGTGTTCGTGGACGCGGTGCACTCCAGTCCGCACCACCTGCCGGACGTGAAGGCCTGGGGCGCGGACTTCGCGGTGTTCTCTCCCTACAAGGTCTTCGGTCCGCACCTGGGCTGTCTGTATGTGCGGCGGGAGCTGCTCGCGGGGCTGCCGGCGGACAAGCTGTGGTTCATCCCGGATGACAGTCCGCAGAAGTTTGAACCGGGCACCACCAACCATGAAGGGTGGGCCGGATGGCTGGGCTCCCTGCGCTACCTTCGCGAGGAGCTGGGCGGAGGACAGCCGGGGCGCGAAGGGCTGGTGCGTGCCTTCCAGCGCATCGAGGGGTTGGAGCGGCCGCTGCTGGAGACCACGCTGGAGCGCCTGTCCCGACATTCCTGCGTGACGCTCTACGGACCGAAGGAGCCCACGGGGCGCGTGGCCACCTTCTGCTTCAACGTGCCCGGCGTTTCTCCGCGCGCGGTGGCGGAGCACCTGGCCGCACAGGACGTGGGCGTGGCGGCGGGGCACTACTACGCCACGCTCGCGGCGGAGGCGCTGGGCCTCATGCCCGACGGCGCCGTGCGGGCCTCGCTGCTGCACTACAACACGCAGGCGGACGTGGACCGGCTACTGGCGGGATTGGATTCGCTGCCCTGA